A window from Acidimicrobiales bacterium encodes these proteins:
- a CDS encoding GNAT family N-acetyltransferase yields LGYRLWRWAWGQGYATEGARALIAHAFTRLDVCRIWAETMAVNTASRRVMERSGLRYVRTFHFEWDDPLPGTEHGAVEYEILGRDWESGSPASE; encoded by the coding sequence GCTCGGCTACCGCCTGTGGCGCTGGGCCTGGGGCCAGGGCTACGCGACCGAAGGCGCCCGGGCCCTCATCGCCCACGCCTTCACCCGGCTCGACGTCTGCCGCATCTGGGCCGAGACCATGGCGGTCAACACGGCCTCGCGGCGGGTGATGGAGCGCTCCGGGCTGCGCTACGTCCGGACGTTCCACTTCGAATGGGACGACCCGCTCCCCGGCACCGAGCACGGCGCGGTCGAGTACGAGATCCTCGGCCGCGACTGGGAGAGCGGC